Below is a window of Sporosarcina ureae DNA.
TGCGCTTCTATCTGTGCCATTTTACCTGGAGATGTATCAGCACTTACATACACATCGCAGTCTATACCTGCTCTAGCACTATAAGCAGCAAGAGCGGTTCCGGCATTACCGCTGCTATCTGCAATCATCTTTTTTACTCCTAATTGTTTCGCTAGAGCAACTAGTACCACAGCGCCTCGGTCTTTAAAAGAAAGTGTAGGCATCATAAAATCTACTTTTACAAATATATTTGGCTCTGCTTCATCTAATTTAAGTAAGGGCGTTTGACCTTCGCCTAAAGTAATAGACTGCCAACCTTTTAAATTTTCTCGACCAACCATCGATGAAACATAACGCCATATAGATCTATCGCTTGTCCAGCGATCATTCTCTTGTTTAGATTGGGATGGTAATAAGTTTAGTAGACCACCGCAATCACACTTCCATCTTGTCACTTGAATCACATAGGTTTTATTACAATTTACGCAACTATATTTTGTCATATCTTTAATCTCCTTTACTAAGATGAATAATAACTTCCCTACATTATACTTGAAAGTTATTGCTCAATTCTTGCTAACTGGAAGATCTTTTAATTTTGGTAATAAAAAAACTTTGCAAGGTCTACTTACAAACCTCGCAAAGATTGGATTATATTCAATCATTCTTCATCTGATACATTGATACACCAAAACGGATCTCCCTTTAGATGACCGAATGTATCATTCACACTCAATAAAAAGCGCAAGGCTAGCTTAGGTTGTGATCACGACATGTTCTTATACCAACTCAAACTCTTAACATCCCTCTAAATCCCCTAGCAGCATAATAGGATTCCGCACCGTTATGGTACACAAAAACCGTATTATACCGACGATCACAAAATAAGGCTCCTCCTAGTTTTCTGATGTCTTCAGGTGTTTGCACCCAGCTAGACGTCTTTTTATCAAATTCTTCTAACTGCTGAATTTTTCTATACTGATCTTCCGTTAAAAGTTCAATGCCGATGTTTGCTGCGAGATCCACTGCAGAATTCTCTGGTTTATTTTTCTTTCTTGAATCCAACGCTTGACGATCATAACAAAGACTTCTGCGTCCGACAGGTGATTCAATAGAACAATCAACAAAGCAATAATCTTCTGATGTCGTATCAAACACCACGACATCTGGTTCTCCACCAGTATTCTCCATCTCATTTAGAGACCATAACTTTTGCATGTTAGCTAGGAGCTTGTCTTGAACCCCCTTCCATTCTATACCTATATGGCGATGTCTATTTTCTTCAAAACGTGTTTGTAGTGTGTTGAGTAAATATTCTTGTTGTTCAATCGTTAAGCGATTAGAATCGTTTGTCATTCTTTATTCCTCCTAAGGATTTATGCACTTTGCTTAAGTATATAGCATACGAAAGAACTTAAACCATTTTAATGTTAGCAGAAACAAACATAGGTCCCCTCATATCTTAGAATTCTTCTAATAAATTTATCATAACTTTTCACATACATACATTTTATCAATACTGGCATTTCAATTTAATTCAGACTGGATTCTATTTTGTTTTAGGAAGTTTATGAATTATCAAAACCATTAATTTATGTTCAATTTATAGTCACTTAGATACAACTTTCAATCTATTTCTGTTAAATAAATAAGTCCTATCTCCCTCTCTATACATTAATATCTTAATATAATTAATTTAACCAAATATTTTCAATAAAAAATCATAGACAATGAAAGCGCTCTATAGTAATGTAGAAAACAACATAAGGGAAACATAAAGGAATATGTCCTTATATAGTTTCTTATTAAGAAAAGTAAAAGGAGGTGGTCCATTGCAAGTTACGATAGGTGTTATCGGGCCGTCTGAGTCAGTTGGAAAGATCTTGAAAGTAGCAGAAGAGTTTCCAAATACGCAATGTATTCCTTATATTTATGAAAATGTGACGGAGTTACCGGCCCTGATTGAGCAAGGTAGACCCATAGTTGATCAATGGCTTTTCTCCGGCATAATGAACCATATGTACGCATTGGAAAATGATTTAGTTCAAGAAGAACAATCGAGTTTCCCTTATTTGCATGGATCAAGCTTCTTTGGAAAGCTATTGGAAATCCAACAAAAAGAAGAACGAATCATTCAATCTGTAAGTATTGACTATATTACTGCTGAAGAAGTACAAAAAGCGTTATCTTTCTACGACTTGGACAAACTTCAGTTTGAAACTGTTTCATCTGCCTTAAACGGCAATGCTGAACAACTTTCTCTCGTTCATGAAAAATTATTTATAGAAGGTAAATCTGAAGTGGCGATCACAGCTATGAAAGATGTTTATGACAGATTAAGAAAAAGAAATATACCTGTCTATAGACTGACCCCTTCTTATATAGCTATTAAATTAGCTATTGAGTTACTTATTGAAAAGGCAAATTCTAAGCGCTTTGAAAACTTACAAATGGCTGTTATTGGATGCCAAGCGTTGAATTCAAGTAACGTCATCGATCAATCGCTCTTTGAATGGAAGCATCAGGATTTAGATCTTAAGAAAAATTTACTGACTTTTACACAAAAGTTAAATGGTTCATTCGTTGAAGTGGCAGATGGACTCTACTATATCTATACTACTAAAGGCGAAATTGATGAAGATGTAGAAGCTTCACTGCTAACTACCATTGAATCTTTCAAATTAAACAATCAGTTGGAGATCGGGTTTTCTATCGGTTATGGACAAACTGTTTTAGCTGCTGAACAACATGTACGGTATGGACTTAATCACTTAAAAACCGGTGCGGAACCTTCCCTATTGGTCGTTAAGACGAAAAACGACATTACACAGAAAGTACAAAGTGATTTTAGAAGTATGCTAAACACTGCGGCTATACGTACTGTTCTGCAAGAGAAATTTCATTTAACGGAAAACAATGCTCGAGATGTACTCCGAATTGCACTTAATTCGCGAAGAGACAATAAACAAGAGTTCACAGCTGATGATGTTGCACAGTGGTTTGATAATACAAAGCGAAATGCACGTCGCATTCTCGTGGAATTACAACAAGCCGACATTATTGAGCTGTACAATAAAACACAAACTACTCCAAGAGGACGTCCAAGTAACGTCTATCGCTTTAAAGATACAGAACTACTCTTCGGAAAGGAGGAGTAAGCATGAATGATTATATTAATTGGATAGAAGAGAAACTCCTCCAAATAAACCTTGTAAAAAGTATGGATCAAGCGGAAGGTTTTTCACGTCTGGGCTATACAAAAGAAGAGAAAGCATCACAAGAGCAGTTCCGTTTAATTAGTCAGAGCCTTGGTTTGAAAACCTATGAGGATGCAGCGGGTAATCAATGGGCCTTGTGGGAAGTAGACAAGCAAGCAGGTTGGATTGCGACTGGTTCACACGTAGATACTGTCTATAATGGCGGAGGTTATGACGGTTCTGCTGGCGTAGTAGCAAGTCTCGCAGCAGTAAAGATGCTAAAAGATGAATCCTTCCAACCACGAAAAAACATTGCGATTATTGCATTTGCTTGCGAAGAGTCTGCACGTTTTAACGTTTCAACCATCGGAAGTAAAGCAATTAGCGGCTTATTGGATAAAGAGAAAGTTGCTTCCTATGAGGATGTTAATGGTGTGACTCTTGAGAAAGCGTTTACAAAAAGAGGTCTAGATTGGCAGAGGATTCAGGATGCACAATTAGAGGATGATCAGCTGGAACAATTTATTGAATTGCACATTGAGCAAGCAAGCAAACTTGAGAAATCTGGTAAAGAAATTGGCATAGTACGATCCATCGCTCAACCTACCCGACTTCATATAACATGCACAGGCAAAACAAATCATACGGGTACAACTCCCATGAATGAACGCCAAGATGCACTTGTTGCTATTGCTCCACTTATAACCTTTATTGAAGAAGCTACTATTGAAATTAACCAGGAGCAAGCCGTTGCATTAGTAGCCACGGTCAGCACCATACAAAACACTCCAAATTCTATGAGCATGATACCTGGAGAAGTTGTAGTAGGCATTGACATCCGAAGCACCAAAGCTGATTTAAAGCATCGTCTTGTAGAAAAGGTTAATCGGTTCGTTCAACAAATCGAAATGAACAAACCCGTTTCGTTCACTATTAAAACACTTGTCGATGATGAACCTACTGATCTTGATCCCGGCATACAAGAAACTCTCACTAATATATGCGAAAAGTTCGGATTGTCTTCGATGTCACTCGACAGCGGTGCTGGTCATGATGTAATGAACATGAGCAAAAGATGGCCTTGTGGACTTATATTCATCCCTTGTCGTGACGGGATTAGCCATCACCCTTTAGAACATGCCAATATGGAAGATTTATTGAAAGGTACAAAAGTGATTGCTGAATATTTAAAGAAAACATCTTGTTAAAAATTCTAACGAACATAAATAGGAGGACTTCAAATGAATACATTCATCAAAGAATATATGGAAGAGCATAAAGATTACTTTAATCAAGTGTCTGAACATATTTTCCATACCCCAGAAACGCGTTTCGAAGAATTTAAATCTGCTGAATTTTTATCAGCAGAATGTGAAAAACAAGGTTTTGAGGTCAAGCGTAATATTGCAAATATACCTACTGCTTTCAAAGCTACATATGGTACAGGAAAACCCGTCATCGCCTTTTTAGGTGAATACGATGCCCTTCCCGGTCTAAGTCAAACCCCAGGTAAATCGGAAGCAGAACAAGTCAAGGAATCACCTGACTTCGGACACGGCTGCGGTCATAATCTACTTGGCACTGGAGCATTTGCCGCTGCATGTGCAGCGAAAGCATACCTTGAAGAGAATAATCAAGAAGGTACAGTCGTTTTCTACGGATGTCCTGGCGAAGAAGGCGGTTCCGGAAAAACATTCATGGTACGGGATGGAGAATTTGAAGGTGTGGATGCAGCCCTAACATGGCACCCATCACCAGGTAACTCCATTATGAGCAAGCCAACATTAGCCAATTACCAAATCTCCTTTAAATTTAAAGGTGTAGCGGCACATGCAGCAAACTCTCCACATTTAGGTCGAAGCGCTTTGGATGCTGTCGAATTAATGAATGTCGGTGTCAATTACTTGCGCGAACATATCATTCAGGATGCCCGCGTTCATTATGCAGTAACTGATACAGGCGGTCTTTCACCTGCAGTAGTGCAGCCACGTGCGGAAGTTCTGTATCTAATCCGTGCTCCAAAGAACAACCAGGTAGAAGGTATTTATCAACGTATTTGTAAAATAGCCGAAGGTGCTGCTTTGATGACTGAGACACAACTTGAAATTGAATTCGTTAAAGCTTGCTCAAATTATGTACCCAATAGAAGTTTGGAAAAAGTTTTATATAAGAATCTAATAGATGTTGGTGTCGAAGAGTCTTCCGATCAAGAAATAGCCTATGCCAAAGAAATTTGGGAAACATTCTCGCCAGATGAACAGGAATTCTATTTGGACGTAATGAGAGGTTTCGGCTATGTAGGTGACGGAAGTGAATTCGAAGGTAAATACTTAAATGAGGGTATTTCGGATTATCAAGAAACTGAAGAAATATTCTATGGTTCTACGGACGTAGCTGATGTGAGCTGGGTGGTACCTACTGCACAATTAACTGCAGCAACTAGTACGCTCGGCACTGCATTGCATACATGGCAGATGACTGCTCAAGGAATCTCTGACTTTGCTCACAAAGGTATGATGCGCGCTGCATCCGCAATGGCATTGACAGGTATCAATCTCCTATCTTCAGAAGAGCAGCTTAAGCAAATAAAAGAAGAACATGCAAAGTTCCAAAGTAAAAATCCATATATCGCTCCCATACCAAAAGATGTTAGACCATCTACTCTAGGCGGCAAACGAATCTAATTTAAGAGGTGACAACATGAAAGAGAAAAACGGCGTAGCAAAGAAAAGTTTGTTTCAAAGGTTTTTAGATATTGTTGAACGTTTAGGAAATAAACTGCCAGATCCCTTCGCTTTATTTGTCGGTTTAGCAGTTGTGATGATTATCGTTTCATGGATCTTTAGTTTATTTAACGCTTCTGTTGTACATCCGGGCAATGGTGATGTATTGCCTATCAAGAGCTTAATTTCTGGGGAAGGTTTGCAGTTCATCTTAACTTCCATGCTTGATAACTTCACCGGTTTCGCGCCGCTAGGCTTAGTATTGGTTATGATGCTAGGTATCGGTTTAGCGGAGAAGGTTGGCTTATTGGATTATGCAGTACGGAAGACCATCCTAAAATCACCACCATATTTATTAACTTACACAGTAGTATTCGTAGGAATCATGGGTAACCTTGCTTCCGATGCTGCAGTCGTTTTAATTCCGCCATTGGCAGCACTTGTCTTCTATAAAGTGGGACGACACCCACTTGCAGGTTTGGCTGCAGGTTTCGCCGGTGCAGGCGCAGGATTCACTGCTAACTTATTCATTGCAGGTACAGATGCTTTACTTGCAGGTATTACAACGGAAGCGGCGCGCTTTTTAGATGAATCGTTCACTGTTACTCCAGTGGATAACTGGTTCTTTAACATTGCTTCTGTTTTCGCCTTAACTATCGTAGGTGGATTATTGACTACTAAATTTATCGAGCCTCGTCTTGGTAAGTACACAGGAGACGCGCTAGAGGAAGAGAATACAACTGAATTACCAAATGCCAAAAGAGCATTTATTAACTCTATGATTGCTGGTCTAGTCTATATTGCCATTGTTGTGGGTACAATTCTAGCTCCTAACAGTCCACTAGCTAATGAAGACGGCGGACTCATCCCCTCTCCATTCCTAGATGGGATTATTCCGATCATTCTATTCTTCTTCATCATTATTGGTGTAACATTCGGTATTACGGTTGGTAAAATCAAATCAAGTAAAGACGTCAGTAAATACATGGCTGACTCGATTCGAGACATGTCCAGTTATATCGTACTTGTTTTCGCTATCGCTCAGTTTACAGCTTACTTCAACTGGTCTAACCTCGGTACTTGGGTTGCAGTAAACGGTGCAGAATTCCTGACGAGTGTCAACTTTACAGGAATGCCACTCATCGTAGGTTATATTATTTTCACATCACTAATGAACTTCCTGATCACTTCAGGTTCAGCAAAGTGGGCAATCGAGGCGCCGATATTTGTCCCAATGTTCATGCAACTCGGCTACCATCCGGCATTTACTCAAGTCGCTTACCGTGTAGCAGATTCTTCAACAAACATTGTTACGCCTTTGTTCCCGTATATGGTTATCATCTTAGCATTCATGCAAAAATATGATAAAAAAGCCAGTATCGGAACATATATGTCTCTAATGATCCCATATACAATTGTGTTCTTGATCACATGGATTATATTAATCATGGTATTCTTCTATCTTGGTATTCCATTTGGACCTGGTATTCATGCTCGCTTGTAATTCATCAGTTAGATACGATCGATTTATATAGGAGGTAACACCATGCAATTAGAACAACAGATCATTAGCTGGAGAAGAGATTTTCATCGCTTTCCTGAACAAGGTTTTCTAGAAATGCGCACAGCTTCCATCGTAGCAAACATATTGGATAGCTTAGGCTACGACTTAAAATTAGGAAAAGAAGTCATGAAAGAAGACGAATGTATGGGGAAACCTACTGCAGAAAAGACCCGTCAACACGTGGAGTGGGCAAGAGAAAATGGAGCCGTGGAACGTTTCCTTCCTCATTTCGAGGAAGGTTTCACAGGAATCGTTGCAACAATGGATACGAAGCGACCTGGACCTACCGTCGCTTTCCGCGTTGACATGGACGCTCTACCTATTCTAGAATCTGACACTGAACAGCATGCACCTATGAGTTTAGATTTCCGCTCTACTGCTGAAGGTTCTATGCATGCATGCGGACACGATGCGCATACTTCTATCGGTCTTGGACTGGCTACTATGTTAGCTGGAAATCAGGATAAGTTAAATGGTGTCATCAAGTTGATTTTCCAACCAGCTGAAGAAGGAACACGTGGAGCAAAGGCAATGGCTCGTGCTGGAGTAGTAGACGACGTAGATTACTTCGTTGCTTCTCATATTGGAACAGGCGTGCCACAGCACCATTTTGTCGCAGCAAATAATGGTTTTCTAGCTACGACAAAGCTTAATATTACGTTTACTGGTAAAGCTGCACACGCTGGTAGTGAACCTGAAGTGGGTAAAAATGCGTTACTAGCAGCGGCAAGCGCAACATTGAATATGCACGCTATTTGTCGCCACTCTGGCGGAGATTCACGGATAAACGTCGGTGAACTACATGCTGGATCAGGAAGAAATGTCATAGCCAACCATGCAACTTTGATTGCCGAGACGCGCGGAGAGACTAGTGAAGTAAACGACTATATGAAGGAACAAGTAAAGAATATCGTTGCAGGTGCTGCACAGATGTATGGAATCGACTATACAATCGAAACTGCTGGAGAAGCCGTCAGCGCTAAATGTTCTGAAGACTTAGCTAAAAGATTGGGTGAAATTGCTGAGCAACATTCCTTTATCGAAAAAGTCATGATCACTAGTGAAGATAGTGCCGGTTCAGAAGATGCAACTTACTTCCTCGAATCTGTTCATCAGCATGGCGGTCAAGCAACTTACTGTATTTTTGGTACAGATTTGGCTGCAGGACATCACCATGAATGTTTCGATATCAATGAAGATACCCTTCTTCCAGCGGTGGAAATTTTATTCGAAACTGCAGTAGAATTAAGTCATTCAAATCGTAACGAAGTACAATAACATTTCACTGTTCGATTTATGACTAGACGATATTAAAATCCCCTTACCATTTTGAGATCAAAACTGGTAAGGGGATTTTTTCCTTCTATTAAATAACCTTTATAATGTCTTGTTGAAAAACTCTACAATTAATGTATTCATCGTAATATGATTGGAAAGCTTATCTGTTTGATGTCCCTCATCTTCAAACACGACCAGTTCGACATCCTTCTTCAGTTCACGCATAGTAGCCGTTAACTGCTCTGCCTCACTGACAGGTACTCTAGTATCATTTTTTCCGTGGAACACTAGCAACGGAGCTTCGATACGTTCTAAGTGATTCAAAGGTGCGATTTCTTCAAAGAAGTCATCATCTGCACCAAGCGTTCCATATTCATATTCCCGTAGTTTCCTTCTCCAAGGTCCTGTATTTTCTAGGAAAGTTTTAAAGTGTGAAATACCAACGATATCAACACCGGCCGCCCATAACTCCGGATAATGTGTTAATGCGGCGAGTACCATGAAGCCCCCGTAACTTCGTCCCATAATCCCAATCTTGTCTGGATCAATCGATTTAGTTTTCACTAAATCATCTACCAGACTGGCAAGATCCGCTACAGCATCCATACGTTTTCTTCCGTCATCTAACTGAATATACTTTCTGCCGTAACCTAGACTACCTCGTACATTAGGTGCCACTACTGCAAAACCTTTGGATACCAAGTACTGAATCACTGGATTGAATTCTGCTTTTATTTGGCTTTCAGGTCCACCATGAACATAAATCACTGTAGCCTTTGGTCGCTGTTCATTTGAATAATAGAAGTAAGGAACTTGCAGTCCATCAAATGAGCTGAACTGACATACTTCAGGCTCCACGAGAAGCTGTTCGATTTCTTCACATACACCGAAGTGAGTCAAACGTGTAGAGGTTTTATCGTCCAAATTATATTTCCAAATATCACCTGGCATCAAAGGATTCTTAAGAGCGAAGAGTAGTTCCTGACCTTCAGTCCATGAAAGAGAGTCAATTACGCCACTAGGAATACCAGGTAGAGTTTTAACTTCTTGAGTTGGAATATCATAACGCTTAAGAATAGACGTGCCACCTGCATTTATATTAAGGACGATGAATTTTTGGCATGGAGATAATGAAATCTCTGTAATATCCCATTCGGGTTCACTAGCTAGTAACTCTAGCTCCCCTGCAGATTCCGTATCAAAACGATAAACGGCTAATTTGTCTTTTTCGAAGTCAGACAATACATAGCCCGCTTTTTGATCTTTTGAAAAGACCAGTGATTGGTACCGAGCCTTATTTTGACTAGGTCCGATGTTTAATAGTTCCTGTGTTTTCAGATCAAGTATCTTGTACGTACTAAAGATATTAGTCTCTTGTATTGAAACTACAATACGCGGATATTCTTTGTCTAGCCAGCGTACAGGTGTACAATTCCCATCGAATTCGTA
It encodes the following:
- a CDS encoding AbgT family transporter, giving the protein MKEKNGVAKKSLFQRFLDIVERLGNKLPDPFALFVGLAVVMIIVSWIFSLFNASVVHPGNGDVLPIKSLISGEGLQFILTSMLDNFTGFAPLGLVLVMMLGIGLAEKVGLLDYAVRKTILKSPPYLLTYTVVFVGIMGNLASDAAVVLIPPLAALVFYKVGRHPLAGLAAGFAGAGAGFTANLFIAGTDALLAGITTEAARFLDESFTVTPVDNWFFNIASVFALTIVGGLLTTKFIEPRLGKYTGDALEEENTTELPNAKRAFINSMIAGLVYIAIVVGTILAPNSPLANEDGGLIPSPFLDGIIPIILFFFIIIGVTFGITVGKIKSSKDVSKYMADSIRDMSSYIVLVFAIAQFTAYFNWSNLGTWVAVNGAEFLTSVNFTGMPLIVGYIIFTSLMNFLITSGSAKWAIEAPIFVPMFMQLGYHPAFTQVAYRVADSSTNIVTPLFPYMVIILAFMQKYDKKASIGTYMSLMIPYTIVFLITWIILIMVFFYLGIPFGPGIHARL
- a CDS encoding DUF4256 domain-containing protein; translation: MTNDSNRLTIEQQEYLLNTLQTRFEENRHRHIGIEWKGVQDKLLANMQKLWSLNEMENTGGEPDVVVFDTTSEDYCFVDCSIESPVGRRSLCYDRQALDSRKKNKPENSAVDLAANIGIELLTEDQYRKIQQLEEFDKKTSSWVQTPEDIRKLGGALFCDRRYNTVFVYHNGAESYYAARGFRGMLRV
- a CDS encoding M20 family metallopeptidase; amino-acid sequence: MNTFIKEYMEEHKDYFNQVSEHIFHTPETRFEEFKSAEFLSAECEKQGFEVKRNIANIPTAFKATYGTGKPVIAFLGEYDALPGLSQTPGKSEAEQVKESPDFGHGCGHNLLGTGAFAAACAAKAYLEENNQEGTVVFYGCPGEEGGSGKTFMVRDGEFEGVDAALTWHPSPGNSIMSKPTLANYQISFKFKGVAAHAANSPHLGRSALDAVELMNVGVNYLREHIIQDARVHYAVTDTGGLSPAVVQPRAEVLYLIRAPKNNQVEGIYQRICKIAEGAALMTETQLEIEFVKACSNYVPNRSLEKVLYKNLIDVGVEESSDQEIAYAKEIWETFSPDEQEFYLDVMRGFGYVGDGSEFEGKYLNEGISDYQETEEIFYGSTDVADVSWVVPTAQLTAATSTLGTALHTWQMTAQGISDFAHKGMMRAASAMALTGINLLSSEEQLKQIKEEHAKFQSKNPYIAPIPKDVRPSTLGGKRI
- a CDS encoding amidohydrolase; the encoded protein is MQLEQQIISWRRDFHRFPEQGFLEMRTASIVANILDSLGYDLKLGKEVMKEDECMGKPTAEKTRQHVEWARENGAVERFLPHFEEGFTGIVATMDTKRPGPTVAFRVDMDALPILESDTEQHAPMSLDFRSTAEGSMHACGHDAHTSIGLGLATMLAGNQDKLNGVIKLIFQPAEEGTRGAKAMARAGVVDDVDYFVASHIGTGVPQHHFVAANNGFLATTKLNITFTGKAAHAGSEPEVGKNALLAAASATLNMHAICRHSGGDSRINVGELHAGSGRNVIANHATLIAETRGETSEVNDYMKEQVKNIVAGAAQMYGIDYTIETAGEAVSAKCSEDLAKRLGEIAEQHSFIEKVMITSEDSAGSEDATYFLESVHQHGGQATYCIFGTDLAAGHHHECFDINEDTLLPAVEILFETAVELSHSNRNEVQ
- a CDS encoding M20 family metallo-hydrolase, whose product is MNDYINWIEEKLLQINLVKSMDQAEGFSRLGYTKEEKASQEQFRLISQSLGLKTYEDAAGNQWALWEVDKQAGWIATGSHVDTVYNGGGYDGSAGVVASLAAVKMLKDESFQPRKNIAIIAFACEESARFNVSTIGSKAISGLLDKEKVASYEDVNGVTLEKAFTKRGLDWQRIQDAQLEDDQLEQFIELHIEQASKLEKSGKEIGIVRSIAQPTRLHITCTGKTNHTGTTPMNERQDALVAIAPLITFIEEATIEINQEQAVALVATVSTIQNTPNSMSMIPGEVVVGIDIRSTKADLKHRLVEKVNRFVQQIEMNKPVSFTIKTLVDDEPTDLDPGIQETLTNICEKFGLSSMSLDSGAGHDVMNMSKRWPCGLIFIPCRDGISHHPLEHANMEDLLKGTKVIAEYLKKTSC
- a CDS encoding S9 family peptidase, whose translation is MEDHLSLYLNVINAYNPVVYPGNNKFTFISKKSGIPQAYIWDENKSDVELLGDFEDRIMSVYHSPSAKQTIVGMDYEGNEKQQFYKIDTEGNAEAIVLSPKHFNNFGGWSDDEKSIAYSSNRRSSGFFDVFVLDLSTRKEELVYEFDGNCTPVRWLDKEYPRIVVSIQETNIFSTYKILDLKTQELLNIGPSQNKARYQSLVFSKDQKAGYVLSDFEKDKLAVYRFDTESAGELELLASEPEWDITEISLSPCQKFIVLNINAGGTSILKRYDIPTQEVKTLPGIPSGVIDSLSWTEGQELLFALKNPLMPGDIWKYNLDDKTSTRLTHFGVCEEIEQLLVEPEVCQFSSFDGLQVPYFYYSNEQRPKATVIYVHGGPESQIKAEFNPVIQYLVSKGFAVVAPNVRGSLGYGRKYIQLDDGRKRMDAVADLASLVDDLVKTKSIDPDKIGIMGRSYGGFMVLAALTHYPELWAAGVDIVGISHFKTFLENTGPWRRKLREYEYGTLGADDDFFEEIAPLNHLERIEAPLLVFHGKNDTRVPVSEAEQLTATMRELKKDVELVVFEDEGHQTDKLSNHITMNTLIVEFFNKTL